The Methylomusa anaerophila genome has a segment encoding these proteins:
- a CDS encoding TOBE domain-containing protein produces the protein MEISGRNQIPGMVRRIEFGDVVSKVVIEYEGGEITAIITSDAVRELRLRPGDYVSALVKATDVMIVK, from the coding sequence ATGGAGATAAGCGGTAGAAATCAAATACCGGGAATGGTGAGAAGAATTGAGTTCGGCGACGTCGTATCGAAAGTCGTAATTGAATACGAAGGAGGGGAAATAACGGCGATTATTACATCAGATGCAGTCCGAGAACTTCGTTTACGACCAGGAGATTATGTTTCTGCTTTGGTTAAGGCGACAGATGTAATGATTGTAAAGTAA
- the htpG gene encoding molecular chaperone HtpG has translation MVQEAISKETREFQAETKQLLDLMVHSIYTNREIFLRELISNASDAIDKIRFESLTNLDLLAGDSDFEIVIEPDETANTLTISDNGMGMIYDEVIDNIGTIAKSGTKAFLEKLKEKEAAPDNELIGQFGVGFYSAFMVADKVTLITRAPGQEKGVKWESTGDGRYTIEEFAKEKRGTTIILTLNEEYRSAEHPGENYLNRYTIQSLVKKYSDYIRYPIKMNFIKEEKPRDADGKIIEDEPAAQVIELRTLNSMTSLWTRNKNEIKKEEYDELYKNLFHDWEDPLEIIHSKVEGTVEYTTLLFIPAHAPLDFYQRDFSYGIQLYSKNVFIMSNCQDLLPEYLRFMRGLVDSPDFSLNISRELLQHSKQLKLIGKNLEKSVLKTLENLLTKDRPKYEKFWKQFGEAIKTGIYTDFQSRDKLQDLLLFSSSRSADELTTLDDYVKRMPENQKVIYYATGKDYASVERLPQMELLREKGLEVLYLFDRVDEFAIDALREYKEKNFQSISRGDLELDNIDSPEAKKDAEAVSKENESLIKAIKEHLQDKISDVKISSRLKSSAVCLVSDDKGISLSMEQILAEMNNTMFKARRILELNPNHEVFAALKNLHETAPGSETFNDYCELLYAQALLVEGIIPEDPIGFANKVAGLMGRCHGK, from the coding sequence GCGGGAACTAATTTCCAATGCCTCGGATGCCATTGATAAGATCCGGTTTGAATCCTTAACCAACCTGGATCTGTTGGCGGGAGATTCCGACTTTGAAATTGTGATCGAGCCTGATGAAACCGCTAATACCTTAACCATCTCGGACAATGGAATGGGCATGATCTATGACGAAGTTATCGACAACATTGGCACGATCGCCAAATCAGGAACCAAGGCTTTTCTGGAAAAACTGAAGGAAAAGGAAGCAGCTCCGGACAATGAATTGATTGGCCAGTTTGGGGTAGGTTTTTATTCTGCCTTCATGGTTGCCGATAAAGTAACTTTGATTACCCGTGCCCCCGGCCAGGAAAAAGGAGTCAAGTGGGAGTCCACCGGCGACGGCAGGTATACCATTGAAGAGTTTGCTAAAGAAAAACGGGGTACCACTATTATTTTGACCCTCAACGAAGAATATCGCTCCGCCGAGCACCCCGGCGAAAATTATTTAAACCGCTACACCATTCAAAGTTTGGTAAAAAAATACTCCGATTATATTCGTTATCCCATTAAGATGAATTTCATCAAAGAGGAAAAACCGCGAGACGCAGACGGAAAAATAATAGAAGACGAGCCGGCGGCACAGGTTATCGAACTCCGCACTCTGAACTCCATGACTTCTTTGTGGACCCGCAATAAAAATGAAATTAAAAAAGAAGAATATGATGAATTATATAAAAACCTCTTCCATGACTGGGAAGACCCGCTGGAAATCATCCATTCCAAAGTAGAAGGCACCGTAGAATACACTACTTTGCTGTTCATTCCCGCCCATGCACCGTTGGATTTCTACCAGCGGGACTTTTCATACGGAATTCAGCTCTACTCCAAGAACGTCTTTATCATGAGCAACTGCCAGGATCTTCTCCCCGAATATTTAAGGTTTATGCGGGGATTAGTCGATTCTCCCGACTTTTCCCTCAACATCTCCCGTGAGCTGCTCCAGCACAGCAAACAATTGAAACTTATCGGCAAAAACCTGGAAAAAAGCGTATTAAAAACTCTGGAAAATTTACTGACAAAAGATCGTCCCAAATACGAGAAGTTCTGGAAGCAATTCGGCGAAGCCATCAAAACCGGAATATATACAGATTTTCAAAGCCGGGACAAGCTGCAGGATTTGTTGCTTTTCTCTTCTTCTCGCTCAGCCGATGAGCTGACAACCTTGGATGATTATGTAAAACGGATGCCGGAGAATCAAAAAGTCATTTATTATGCCACCGGCAAGGACTACGCTTCCGTGGAACGGTTGCCGCAAATGGAACTGCTGCGGGAGAAAGGCCTTGAAGTCCTCTATCTGTTTGACCGGGTTGACGAATTTGCCATCGACGCCCTGCGAGAATATAAAGAGAAAAATTTCCAGTCAATCAGCCGCGGGGACTTAGAACTGGACAATATCGACTCTCCTGAAGCCAAAAAAGACGCCGAAGCCGTCTCCAAAGAAAATGAATCATTAATCAAGGCAATCAAGGAACATTTGCAAGATAAAATCTCGGATGTCAAGATCAGCAGCCGTTTGAAATCGAGCGCAGTTTGTCTGGTCAGCGACGATAAAGGCATCAGTCTTTCCATGGAACAAATCCTGGCGGAAATGAATAATACTATGTTTAAAGCCAGAAGAATACTGGAACTGAACCCTAATCACGAAGTCTTTGCCGCTTTAAAGAATTTGCATGAAACGGCTCCCGGTTCGGAAACATTTAATGATTATTGCGAATTATTATATGCCCAGGCCCTATTGGTTGAAGGCATCATCCCGGAAGATCCCATCGGCTTCGCCAACAAAGTCGCCGGCTTAATGGGACGCTGCCATGGAAAATAA
- a CDS encoding TolC family protein has protein sequence MPNIKRLKKPAAAIFAFGLLFMNATLAAAASPELSLDDSIALALKNSPAIKMANADKDKADGGLDAAKTGNLPTLSLGSTYAFQQSQPTLGEDHDFSNSLRLNWQLYSGGRVEGQIDQARKNLDLAGLDVKKTGQQVILDATTAYYNVLQARRMVAVNQETTDSLREHLKDVQVKYEAGVVAKADVLRSEVELANAEQNLTKAQNGYDLAVASLNNIMGVNANSEYALKDELAYAKYDHTFDESMEIAMKNRPDIAQADIGVNVAQDGVKIADSGRLPTIAMTGSTAWNDSVLPDNSNNWAVGLTANFNIFDAGLTKANVKQSQASLDKAREQAQQTRDSVQLEVRKNYLSMQEAEKRIETTNVAVDKAKEDLNIAREKYNAGVGINLDVIDAQVAFTQANTNYLQALYDYNVNKAKLNKAMGVNAGQ, from the coding sequence ATGCCTAATATAAAACGTCTCAAAAAGCCGGCTGCTGCTATTTTCGCTTTCGGATTGCTGTTTATGAACGCAACTCTTGCAGCAGCCGCTTCGCCGGAGCTGTCACTGGATGACAGCATTGCTCTGGCCCTGAAAAACAGTCCCGCAATCAAAATGGCAAATGCCGATAAAGATAAAGCTGATGGTGGATTAGACGCGGCCAAAACCGGAAACTTGCCAACCTTGTCGTTAGGCAGTACCTATGCTTTTCAGCAAAGCCAGCCCACGCTGGGGGAAGACCATGACTTTAGCAATTCCTTGCGCTTAAACTGGCAGCTCTATTCCGGCGGCAGAGTAGAAGGACAGATCGATCAGGCCCGTAAAAATCTCGATTTGGCTGGACTGGATGTCAAGAAAACCGGCCAGCAGGTAATACTTGATGCTACAACGGCCTACTACAATGTGTTGCAGGCGCGGCGGATGGTCGCTGTTAACCAAGAAACGACCGACAGTTTACGAGAGCATTTAAAAGATGTTCAAGTGAAATATGAGGCGGGTGTTGTAGCTAAAGCAGACGTTTTGCGTTCGGAAGTGGAACTGGCGAATGCGGAGCAAAATTTAACTAAAGCGCAAAATGGTTATGATTTGGCTGTTGCCAGCTTGAACAACATCATGGGAGTTAACGCAAATTCAGAATATGCGTTAAAAGATGAACTGGCCTATGCTAAATATGATCATACTTTCGATGAAAGCATGGAAATCGCCATGAAAAACCGTCCTGATATTGCTCAGGCCGATATCGGGGTTAATGTTGCCCAGGACGGTGTGAAAATTGCCGACAGCGGCAGACTGCCGACAATCGCAATGACCGGTTCCACCGCCTGGAATGATTCAGTTTTGCCCGATAATAGCAATAATTGGGCAGTAGGTTTAACAGCTAACTTTAATATATTTGACGCCGGTCTTACCAAAGCTAATGTAAAACAATCACAAGCTTCTTTGGATAAGGCCCGTGAACAGGCGCAACAAACGCGGGACAGTGTACAATTGGAAGTCCGCAAAAATTACTTGAGCATGCAGGAAGCCGAAAAACGTATTGAGACCACCAATGTTGCTGTCGATAAAGCGAAGGAAGATCTTAATATTGCCCGTGAAAAATACAATGCCGGGGTAGGCATAAACTTGGATGTAATTGATGCCCAGGTGGCTTTTACGCAAGCAAATACCAACTATCTCCAAGCTTTGTATGATTATAACGTAAATAAAGCCAAGCTCAATAAAGCAATGGGCGTAAATGCAGGACAGTGA
- a CDS encoding DUF3794 domain-containing protein, producing the protein MKGKTQKKKNQRAKVQGNYVYGTYTGPQCMVVQQVVGEGETQKSLDICVIVPRRKPLIEQVIDVFVKRLRITCVDVVTDKVIIRGDFELKVLYTACKPAQPVHAMEVRSVRFTAGVDICGARCGMDADANVKVEFIDYDCEEYTRAQWYKNFGQCGDHSCCDAHDACGHHKHHEHPQTGLCPSYKKPRKCARKCNVAVVLKITAKVLTNRQVMINPGLPYKPKG; encoded by the coding sequence ATGAAAGGAAAAACCCAAAAGAAAAAGAACCAAAGGGCCAAGGTGCAAGGTAACTATGTATACGGTACGTATACCGGCCCGCAATGTATGGTTGTACAACAAGTTGTTGGCGAAGGAGAGACACAAAAATCTCTTGATATATGCGTAATTGTGCCGCGGCGAAAACCACTGATTGAACAAGTAATTGACGTATTTGTCAAAAGGCTGCGGATCACCTGTGTTGATGTTGTTACTGATAAAGTTATCATCCGCGGCGATTTTGAACTAAAAGTTTTATATACTGCGTGTAAACCTGCTCAGCCTGTTCATGCCATGGAAGTAAGATCTGTAAGGTTTACCGCCGGCGTAGATATTTGCGGCGCACGGTGCGGCATGGACGCAGATGCAAATGTGAAAGTGGAATTTATCGATTATGACTGCGAAGAATACACCAGAGCGCAATGGTATAAGAACTTTGGCCAGTGCGGGGATCATAGCTGTTGCGACGCCCACGATGCTTGCGGTCACCACAAGCATCATGAGCATCCTCAGACTGGCCTTTGCCCTTCTTATAAAAAACCCCGCAAGTGCGCCCGGAAATGTAATGTAGCGGTTGTCCTGAAAATTACCGCTAAGGTTTTAACCAACCGTCAAGTAATGATTAATCCTGGATTGCCGTATAAACCCAAAGGATAA
- a CDS encoding OmpH family outer membrane protein: MIIFVPKKIISVLLAVFVLLGITGIAFEPGKAYAATASPAVGVVNYGLLIERHPDTPKANEALKTENEQAKKEFDAKAAGLGDKEKQDLSIQLTQRVDQKRQELLKGVTEKINAAVKEVADAKGLTIVVDKGSVVYGGQDITDEVLKKIGGK; the protein is encoded by the coding sequence ATGATTATATTTGTCCCGAAGAAAATAATTAGTGTGTTACTGGCAGTATTCGTGCTGCTTGGGATAACGGGTATTGCGTTTGAACCCGGCAAAGCCTACGCTGCAACGGCATCGCCGGCAGTCGGCGTCGTTAACTACGGTCTGCTGATAGAACGGCATCCGGATACGCCGAAAGCTAATGAAGCTTTAAAAACTGAAAATGAACAAGCCAAGAAGGAATTCGACGCCAAAGCCGCCGGCCTGGGTGACAAGGAAAAGCAGGATCTGAGCATTCAGCTCACCCAGCGCGTGGATCAGAAGCGGCAGGAACTGCTGAAGGGCGTTACCGAAAAGATTAACGCGGCCGTCAAGGAAGTGGCTGATGCCAAAGGGCTGACCATTGTTGTGGACAAAGGTTCTGTTGTATACGGCGGCCAGGATATCACTGACGAAGTATTAAAGAAGATTGGCGGGAAGTGA